In a single window of the Zea mays cultivar B73 chromosome 5, Zm-B73-REFERENCE-NAM-5.0, whole genome shotgun sequence genome:
- the LOC100273461 gene encoding uncharacterized protein LOC100273461 — protein MARPSTAPAPCRVPAQTTLLLRPVPARWSSCARRIPARGASSCSAHRSRPALPAIFLFPTTGSTARPPSSAMATAPWSPAHRGASFLPLPWRLPWIPPLLGRLPGVQVRTPLQPSPFSLL, from the coding sequence ATGGCGCGCCCAAGCACTGCTCCTGCACCGTGCCGCGTTCCAGCTCAGACTACCCTGCTCCTACGCCCGGTTCCAGCTCGCTGGAGCTCCTGCGCACGTCGGATCCCAGCTCGCGGAGCTTCCTCCTGCTCTGCTCATCGGTCGCGCCCTGCTCTCCCAGCCATCTTCCTCTTCCCCACCACTGGCTCGACCGCACGCCCTCCCAGCTCGGCCATGGCCACCGCGCCGTGGAGCCCTGCGCACCGTGGTGCTTCTTTCCTGCCCCTCCCATGGCGGCTCCCCTGGATCCCTCCTCTGCTCGGTCGCCTCCCTGGAGTCCAAGTCCGGACGCCGCTCCAGCCTTCTCCTTTCTCTCTTCTCTAG